ATTTAAAGAAGTAAGCTTAGTAAATAGACTAATTGCTAAACCTGATGTTGAACTAGCTCTATTATTTATTGATATGACAGATTTTTCAACAAAAACCTCAAGTCTCACAGCTTCAAGTATTGCCACTATTTTAGATAAGTATTATAAAGATGTGCTTCCTATTATCTACAAGTATAATGGAGAGGTTGAAAAAATAATTGGAGATGGAATAATTGCAATATTCGGCTATCCATTTACTACTGGTAGTGTAAAAGAATTGTTTAACAAGGCTGAACAATGTGCTAGCGAAATTATTGATATAAGAAAAATTACCACTTACCCGGTTAAAGTGGCTGTACACTTTGGTAAAATGATATATTATCACAATAAAAATACAAGTGTTGATGAATTTTATGCAATTGGAAAGCCCATGACGGAATTATTTAGATTGGAATCAGAAAGTAAAGATTGCTGCATAAACTTCTTTAGAAACAGCCATTATGATTTTCATCGAAAATATTTTACCTCAGTTTTATCTCCATTATGGCGAGAAAAAGCAGTTAGAAAAGTAACTTTAAAGGGTGTTCATTATGATACAATTGTAGAACTAGGCAAATAGTATGAAAAAAGATGTTATTGAAGAAATCGAAAATTGGGTAAAAGAATTATTAAATCCTTCCCTTCCTTTTACCCCTCAAGACGGAAGGGCTGTTCCAACAATTGAGCACCAGCATCTCACCGTCAATGCTAAAACGGATTTAAGAGCCGTAAGAATCAATGCTTGTGTGATGCATATTGATTTAAGAGATTCAACAAAATTCAATGAACTTTATAATCCTGACATAACCTCAAAAGTTTATACTGCTTTTGTAAGAATGGTTCTTCAGTGCGCATCAGAGCATAATGGTTCTGTAAGGAATATAGTTGGTGATAGAGTAATGATTATATTTGTTGGAGATGGATGTTTTAAAAATTCTGTTGATTGTGCAGTTAGTTGTAATAGTTTATTAGAAAAATTACAATCTAGTTTTATTTCCTTATTAGGAAATAATTTTACTATTAAAGCTGGGATTGGGATAGACTATGGTGAAATGCATGTAGTTTTAGTAGGTATCACACAAAGAGGGAAAGAGGGATTAAATAATCAAGATTTAGTTTGGTTAGGGCAACCTGCAAATGTTGCATCTAAATTAACTGATAATGCTGGAAAAACTTATAGTGTATTCAATAAGGTTGAGGAAAAAATTAAAACTGTAAAAAAAACGCACCCATCTATTCTAATAACAGAAAATGTTTTTCAGGGGTTAATTAATACTCAACCAAATCGCTTTAGTCTTGTCAACAAACTATGGAACCAAAACAAATTAACTGTAGGTGGTAATGCAATAACTATTTTTGGCGCTTCTCTAGTTTGGACTTATAATAATTGAACATGCGGGAAGAATTAAAATTCCTATTCACAAATGTTAATGACTGGCTCAAATTTATTGAAGCTAAAAACACTGCATTGATAGCATTGAATGGAGCAATTATGATTGGCTTAATTCAATGCGTTAATGATTCTATCAAAAACCCAATCATTAATTACTTTATTGTTTATTGGCTTGTCCCATGGCTACTACTTTCTCTTTCTATTTCACTGATTTCTGTTACTGGTTGGTCTATATGGTTTTCTGGTAGATTTAAGAAAAAAAGACTAAAATCAAAGAATGTGTTATATTTTGGATATATAAGTTCTATTTCATATAATACTTTTAAGATTAAACTTCACCAAACTTTAAATACTGGGAACTCACAACAATCAACAAGCATCTTCTCAAAAGTAGATAGTAAATTAATAGGTCAAATTCATGTTAATTCCAAAATTGCATTTGGTAAAAATAGATTATTTCATTATGCATTATATATTTCCATATTTGGCCTAATATCAAGCATTGCAATTATTCAAACGTTGAGATGGTCAGAAAATGCAAAAAAAATCGCTGAGCAATATTTAGATTTTAATCATTTAAAAGATAATGACTCAATTGAAAGCCCATCTTCTATTCAAGAAATAAACATAATCAATTAACAAATTTAGCTTTCTTTAATCTTGAATTAATGGATTCACTTGAAACTTACGCCAAAATTTACCACTCTTTTAAGCTCAATATTAGTTGCATAACAAACTATCTGACTGAATTTAACTTCATGGAGAAAAATCTTTTTAAATCTCCTTATCATGAATGGACGAAGTATCAATTTGAAAGACAAAATAAAGAAGAAATATTAGAATATAACTGGAAAGATGCTACTGGAGTGGGCGTTATTTTAGGACACCAGAATCTAAGGGCTTTAGATATTGATGGATGTGTTAGCTTAGAGTTTATTGATAAAGTTCTTGAAACTTTACAGTTACCGTTAGATTATCCTTGGGTTATGAGAAGCGGTAGTGGGAATGGATTCCACATTTTTATTTTACTCTAATGACGATAGTTTAGAGGCCGAATCAAAAATTGAAGATAACTATTCAATATTTAATCATCAAGTGTATGCTTTAGGCCCAAATGAAGATTTTAAAGAAGTTTTTGAACACCTTGAAATAAGATGGGCTGGTCATTTAGTTCTACCACCATCATTACATAATTCTGGTCAGACTTATACTTTTTTGTCGGGTAAGCTCCCTAATCATCCTCCTTTAGAGTTAAAAAACTACTATAGCAATGGTAAATGGAATTCTAAAACAAGAGAATTGGAGTATGATGAGAATGGTAGAAAGGATAAAAATTTGAGTTTACGATATTTTGTTCTGAAATTCTGTGATGTAAATAATAATTACTTAGGTGCATCAGGTGATGATTTTTTTAAAAATGGTCCTCAAAAGTTAAAAGCTAAACAGCTAAAAAGTCATGACATTAAGATTTTAAAGTCTGAAAGTAAAGGCCCTATTTCTATTGTTTTTGATGTTGAAACAAATGGCCTGCCTGAAAAAAGACAAGTAAACAATAGCACTTTATGGCCTAATATATTGCAAATATCTTGGATCGTAATGTCTGGCAACTTTAAGGAGCTTAAAAAAGAATCTTTTATTATCAAAGACGATAGCATATCAGTCATTCCTAAAGTAGAGAAATTAACAGGAATATCAGATAATATTAGGAGAAAAGCTGGTTATCCAATTAAAGAAGTACTAATAAAATTTATTAATGACTTAGCTAATTGTGACATTTTAGTAGCGCATAATATAGATTTTGACATCAATATATTTTTAGCGGAATGCGAGAGAAACGGCATAAACTATAACATTCCGGAGAATATGATTAGATTTGACACAATGAAATTGGGGAAAGATATTTGCCAAATTGACAATGGATTTTCAGATTTTAAATATCCTAAGCTTTCTGAACTGTATTACTATTTATTTAATGAATCTTTAAACAGTTTCCATAACGCAGACTTAGATGTATTTATAACCTCCAAATGTTATAAAGA
This region of Rufibacter sp. LB8 genomic DNA includes:
- a CDS encoding adenylate/guanylate cyclase domain-containing protein; this encodes MPNLTLMAQLREQYAPQNRQDLKNEARAIFESLNRNGRESTKAFAAFKEVSLVNRLIAKPDVELALLFIDMTDFSTKTSSLTASSIATILDKYYKDVLPIIYKYNGEVEKIIGDGIIAIFGYPFTTGSVKELFNKAEQCASEIIDIRKITTYPVKVAVHFGKMIYYHNKNTSVDEFYAIGKPMTELFRLESESKDCCINFFRNSHYDFHRKYFTSVLSPLWREKAVRKVTLKGVHYDTIVELGK
- a CDS encoding adenylate/guanylate cyclase domain-containing protein, translated to MKKDVIEEIENWVKELLNPSLPFTPQDGRAVPTIEHQHLTVNAKTDLRAVRINACVMHIDLRDSTKFNELYNPDITSKVYTAFVRMVLQCASEHNGSVRNIVGDRVMIIFVGDGCFKNSVDCAVSCNSLLEKLQSSFISLLGNNFTIKAGIGIDYGEMHVVLVGITQRGKEGLNNQDLVWLGQPANVASKLTDNAGKTYSVFNKVEEKIKTVKKTHPSILITENVFQGLINTQPNRFSLVNKLWNQNKLTVGGNAITIFGASLVWTYNN
- a CDS encoding 3'-5' exonuclease: MDSTFLFYSNDDSLEAESKIEDNYSIFNHQVYALGPNEDFKEVFEHLEIRWAGHLVLPPSLHNSGQTYTFLSGKLPNHPPLELKNYYSNGKWNSKTRELEYDENGRKDKNLSLRYFVLKFCDVNNNYLGASGDDFFKNGPQKLKAKQLKSHDIKILKSESKGPISIVFDVETNGLPEKRQVNNSTLWPNILQISWIVMSGNFKELKKESFIIKDDSISVIPKVEKLTGISDNIRRKAGYPIKEVLIKFINDLANCDILVAHNIDFDINIFLAECERNGINYNIPENMIRFDTMKLGKDICQIDNGFSDFKYPKLSELYYYLFNESLNSFHNADLDVFITSKCYKENYKREGLLSLLGL